One genomic region from Muntiacus reevesi chromosome 16, mMunRee1.1, whole genome shotgun sequence encodes:
- the DCAF16 gene encoding DDB1- and CUL4-associated factor 16: MGPRNPSPDPLSESESEEEENTTYLNESSGEEWDSSEEEDPVVPNLTPLESLAWQVKCLLKYSTTWKPLNPNSWLYHAKLLDASTPVHILREIGLRLSHCSHCVPKLEPIPEWPPLASCGVPPFQKPLISPSRLSRDHATLNGPLQFATKQLRRTLSRATPIPEYLKQIPNSCVSGCCCGWLTKTVKETTRTEPINTTYSYTDFQKAVNKLLTASL; encoded by the coding sequence ATGGGTCCTAGAAATCCCTCTCCTGATCCCTTATCAGaatcagaaagtgaggaagaagaaaacactACCTACCTAAATGAGAGTTCTGGGGAAGAGTGGGATTCCTCTGAAGAAGAGGACCCTGTGGTGCCCAACCTAACACCTCTTGAGAGTCTTGCCTGGCAGGTTAAgtgccttttaaaatattctacaaCTTGGAAACCGCTAAATCCTAATTCCTGGTTATATCATGCTAAACTCCTGGATGCTAGCACACCAGTCCATATACTTCGAGAGATAGGTCTGAGACTCTCTCATTGCTCCCATTGTGTACCCAAACTGGAGCCAATTCCTGAATGGCCTCCTTTGGCTTCTTGTGGAGTACCACCTTTTCAAAAGCCCCTTATAAGTCCCAGCCGGCTTTCTAGAGACCATGCCACTCTAAATGGACCACTGCAGTTTGCCACCAAACAGTTAAGACGAACACTGAGTAGAGCCACCCCCATACCTGAATACCTAAAACAGATTCCTAATTCCTGTGTTTCTGGTTGTTGCTGTGGCTGGTTAACTAAAACAGTTAAGGAAACAACCCGCACTGAACCCATCAACACTACTTATTCCTACACCGACTTCCAAAAGGCAGTTAACAAACTCCTAACTGCATCACTATAA